Proteins found in one Pontibacter sp. SGAir0037 genomic segment:
- a CDS encoding sugar phosphate isomerase/epimerase yields MSSDLSRREFLTKAGLAALTLPFIASLGVKAANPIAVKGLKVGYASITWNGNDVQAIKDISSLGFKGIQLRANVVKEYGSKPAELQQLLRQYKLELPMFSSGNANINTGKDEEIIQMHVDHARFVKALGGEYIQITNTARPKTGNPSEEDLRTYGQLLNEIGKRTNDVGVQVAYHNHMHQLGETPHEVEVILENCKEENVKLLLDVAHYHQGGGDPVKAIAQYKDRIRVLHLKDVRPLPEKGPQAYSFVELGQGKVNLPGVFKALADINFKGWGIVELDAVPDQGKTPLQCGQTSRAYLQSQGIKV; encoded by the coding sequence ATGTCTTCAGATCTTTCACGTAGGGAATTCCTTACAAAAGCTGGTCTTGCAGCGCTCACCCTTCCTTTTATCGCATCACTAGGAGTAAAGGCTGCTAATCCTATAGCTGTTAAAGGACTTAAAGTAGGCTATGCCAGCATTACCTGGAATGGCAACGATGTACAGGCTATCAAAGATATTTCATCACTTGGATTTAAGGGGATTCAGCTCCGGGCCAATGTTGTAAAAGAGTACGGGAGCAAACCAGCTGAACTGCAGCAGCTACTGAGGCAGTACAAACTGGAATTACCTATGTTCTCCAGCGGCAACGCCAACATTAATACTGGAAAAGACGAAGAAATTATACAAATGCACGTCGATCATGCCAGGTTTGTAAAAGCCTTGGGTGGAGAGTACATCCAGATTACAAATACTGCCCGCCCTAAAACAGGCAACCCGAGTGAGGAAGATCTGCGTACTTATGGCCAGCTGCTCAACGAAATTGGCAAGCGAACTAACGATGTTGGCGTGCAGGTAGCATACCATAACCACATGCACCAGCTCGGTGAAACACCTCATGAGGTAGAAGTTATTCTAGAAAACTGCAAAGAAGAAAATGTTAAACTCCTGCTCGATGTAGCCCACTACCATCAGGGCGGTGGAGATCCTGTAAAAGCTATAGCGCAATACAAAGACAGGATAAGAGTGCTGCACCTTAAAGATGTGCGTCCCTTGCCTGAAAAAGGGCCGCAAGCTTATTCGTTTGTTGAATTGGGGCAGGGGAAAGTGAATCTGCCGGGAGTTTTTAAAGCTCTTGCTGATATCAACTTTAAAGGCTGGGGTATTGTGGAGCTTGATGCTGTGCCTGATCAGGGGAAAACCCCGTTGCAGTGCGGGCAAACCAGTCGGGCTTATCTGCAGTCGCAGGGAATTAAAGTGTAA
- a CDS encoding DNA mismatch repair protein MutS, with protein sequence MRKEVAAVFQQRADQFQEQEKQTGSKSSTVSWLRVLVFICGAGITYFLFRNYNPTAGIIGLILSYMLFIVVMRWHSRLNYTYTHFKLLRELNLEELDRLQGKLQKLDKGEAFTDNQHPYTSDLDIFGDNSLFQLLNRSITSLGKTKLASWLQQAALPAEVKQRQEAVAALTKPEQLDWLQHFVVMPRHHKHTEVPSSAFFEWLRENSLYKKHGYMKPLLFILPVLTVAAIVAWFYGFSGYIPGAFLLLQFLLAYRFRTIRDDYYEKSISIYEAMESYTRQMRHIEQHETNAALLTSLKNKLFYKQHKASEALGKLAGIIDFFSYRLSTLMAFFLNTILMWDFLWIYRIEQWRDQYLGQVEGSLEVLANYEALASIASFQLANPAYAVPEISDVPFEVTATALEHPLIFVSERIANSFTMQGAGKTIVVTGSNMSGKTTFLRTVGINMVLAFTGAPVAASQMRVAPAQVYTAMRTVDNLAESTSSFYAELKRLRILLNLTEQGIPVFYLLDEILKGTNSRDRHLGAMALIRQLHRRTASGLISTHDLELGAMEEELKGSVENYSFNSTIEGDKILFDYKLQRGLCRSFNASKLMQLMGIAIEE encoded by the coding sequence GTGAGAAAAGAAGTCGCAGCAGTATTTCAGCAAAGAGCAGATCAATTTCAGGAGCAGGAAAAGCAAACAGGTAGTAAATCCAGCACGGTATCGTGGTTGCGGGTGCTGGTATTTATATGCGGAGCGGGTATAACTTACTTTCTCTTCAGAAACTATAATCCAACGGCGGGTATAATAGGTTTAATACTGTCTTACATGCTGTTTATAGTGGTTATGCGCTGGCACAGCCGCTTAAATTATACCTATACACATTTCAAGCTTCTAAGAGAGCTAAACCTGGAGGAACTGGATAGGCTGCAGGGTAAATTACAAAAGCTTGATAAGGGCGAGGCTTTTACAGACAACCAGCACCCTTATACCTCCGATCTCGATATTTTTGGAGACAATTCTTTGTTTCAGCTTCTCAACCGCTCTATAACAAGCCTGGGAAAAACAAAGCTGGCCAGCTGGCTGCAACAGGCTGCCTTACCCGCAGAGGTTAAACAGCGCCAGGAAGCAGTGGCAGCGCTTACAAAACCAGAGCAGCTGGATTGGCTGCAGCATTTTGTGGTTATGCCCAGGCACCATAAACATACCGAAGTGCCCTCTTCTGCATTCTTTGAATGGCTGCGGGAGAACAGCCTGTATAAAAAACATGGGTATATGAAACCGTTGCTCTTTATATTACCTGTGCTTACAGTTGCAGCCATAGTTGCCTGGTTCTACGGCTTTTCTGGCTATATACCTGGTGCCTTTTTGCTGTTGCAGTTTCTGCTGGCCTATCGTTTTAGAACCATTCGCGACGATTACTATGAAAAGAGCATTAGTATTTACGAAGCCATGGAAAGCTATACCCGCCAGATGCGGCACATAGAGCAGCATGAAACAAATGCTGCCTTGCTTACCTCTCTCAAGAATAAACTTTTTTACAAGCAGCATAAAGCATCAGAGGCATTAGGAAAACTGGCTGGTATTATAGATTTCTTCTCCTATCGTTTGAGTACACTTATGGCTTTCTTTTTGAATACCATATTAATGTGGGACTTTTTGTGGATTTACAGAATAGAGCAGTGGCGAGATCAGTACCTTGGTCAGGTAGAGGGCTCTTTGGAAGTGCTGGCAAATTATGAAGCCTTAGCCAGTATAGCCTCCTTTCAACTGGCTAACCCAGCCTATGCCGTGCCAGAAATAAGTGACGTACCTTTTGAAGTAACAGCCACAGCTCTGGAACATCCTCTTATTTTTGTAAGCGAGCGTATTGCCAATAGCTTCACAATGCAGGGGGCAGGCAAAACAATAGTGGTAACAGGTTCTAATATGTCGGGTAAAACTACTTTCCTTCGCACAGTAGGTATTAACATGGTGTTGGCTTTTACCGGTGCACCCGTGGCTGCTTCTCAGATGCGTGTTGCACCAGCACAGGTATACACGGCCATGCGAACTGTCGATAATCTCGCCGAAAGCACGTCTTCTTTCTATGCAGAATTAAAGCGCCTTCGCATTTTACTGAACCTGACGGAACAAGGCATTCCGGTATTTTACCTGCTCGACGAGATTCTGAAAGGAACAAATTCCCGCGACAGGCACTTAGGAGCTATGGCTCTTATCCGGCAGCTACACCGGCGTACTGCCTCTGGCCTTATTTCAACGCATGATTTAGAGCTGGGTGCGATGGAAGAAGAATTGAAAGGCAGTGTAGAAAACTACAGCTTTAACAGTACTATAGAAGGTGACAAAATACTTTTCGATTACAAGTTACAGCGGGGCCTTTGCCGCAGTTTCAATGCCAGCAAACTCATGCAACTCATGGGCATTGCTATAGAAGAATAA
- a CDS encoding RNA polymerase sigma factor, whose translation MEIIGYQDVNMHVIERCRQGDNRAQYELYKLYSKAMFNVSMRITNDYAEAEDVLQEAFISAFRNLSSYKAEASFGSWLKKIVVNAAINAIRKKKAELVPMDDRVVGDIADEVYEDECEWQIDKIRRAIQKLPDGYRVVLSLYLLEGFDHAEIGEILGVSESTSKSQYSRARKKLVDIMHEPQFVG comes from the coding sequence TTGGAAATTATAGGCTATCAGGATGTGAACATGCACGTGATCGAACGGTGCAGGCAAGGGGACAATCGTGCACAGTACGAGTTGTATAAGCTGTATTCCAAGGCCATGTTTAACGTGAGTATGCGTATCACAAACGACTATGCCGAGGCCGAAGACGTATTGCAGGAAGCATTTATCAGTGCTTTCAGAAACCTGAGCTCTTATAAAGCGGAGGCATCGTTTGGCAGCTGGCTGAAAAAAATAGTGGTAAATGCTGCTATAAACGCTATCAGAAAAAAGAAGGCAGAGCTTGTGCCCATGGATGACAGAGTAGTAGGAGATATAGCCGATGAAGTATATGAGGATGAGTGTGAGTGGCAGATCGATAAAATACGTCGAGCAATACAGAAGCTGCCTGATGGCTATCGGGTGGTGCTGAGTTTATACCTGCTGGAAGGATTTGACCATGCTGAGATAGGAGAGATTCTTGGTGTTTCAGAATCAACCTCTAAGTCGCAGTACAGCAGGGCCAGGAAAAAATTAGTTGACATAATGCATGAACCACAGTTCGTGGGTTGA
- a CDS encoding aldehyde dehydrogenase family protein, whose product MKQTIEELPLATAIADVLRQLGIKEINPAFSTGLTWAETAGREKVGIYSPADGNLIAAVNMATPEEYEKVVQQAQEAFKVWRKMPAPKRGEIVRQIGNRLREHKEALGKLVSYEMGKILQEGLGEVQEMIDICDFAVGLSRQLHGYTMHSERPSHRMYEQYHPLGIVGVISAFNFPVAVWSWNAMLAAVCGNTIIWKPSEKTPLTAVACQHILREVLAENELPEGIFNLILGGAEIGSLMAHDERIPLVSATGSTRMGKKVGEAVGARLGKSLLELGGNNAIIVTEHANLDMALPAIVFGAVGTCGQRCTSTRRLIIHENIYEQVKERLLSIYPNLPIGHPLNNTTLVGPLIDKAAVQAFHKALEEVQQEGGKLLTGGEVLEGENYKTGTYVKPAIVEAENHYHTVQEETFAPILYLIKYSGEVEHAIAIQNGVRQGLSSSIFSTNLIETEAFLSHWGSDCGIANVNIGTSGAEIGGAFGGEKDTGGGRESGSDAWRVYMRRQTNTINYGRDLPLAQGIKFDIMD is encoded by the coding sequence ATGAAGCAGACAATAGAGGAACTGCCATTAGCCACGGCTATAGCCGATGTGCTCAGGCAACTAGGTATAAAAGAAATAAATCCGGCCTTTAGTACCGGCCTTACCTGGGCTGAAACAGCGGGTAGAGAAAAGGTAGGAATTTATTCCCCGGCCGATGGCAACCTGATTGCGGCTGTAAACATGGCCACGCCCGAAGAGTATGAAAAGGTAGTGCAGCAGGCACAGGAGGCTTTTAAAGTATGGCGGAAAATGCCAGCTCCGAAGCGAGGCGAAATTGTGCGCCAGATCGGGAACAGGCTTCGGGAGCACAAAGAGGCATTGGGGAAGCTTGTAAGCTACGAGATGGGAAAAATTCTGCAGGAGGGACTAGGCGAAGTACAGGAAATGATCGATATCTGCGACTTTGCTGTTGGCTTGTCACGGCAGCTGCACGGTTATACAATGCACTCTGAGCGCCCGTCGCACCGCATGTATGAGCAGTATCACCCGCTGGGTATAGTGGGCGTTATTTCTGCTTTCAACTTTCCTGTGGCCGTTTGGAGCTGGAATGCCATGTTAGCCGCTGTCTGTGGCAATACCATCATCTGGAAACCATCTGAGAAAACACCGCTCACGGCAGTTGCCTGCCAGCATATTTTGCGTGAGGTATTAGCTGAGAATGAGCTGCCGGAGGGCATTTTTAACCTTATACTTGGTGGAGCTGAAATAGGTAGCCTGATGGCGCATGATGAGCGCATTCCGTTGGTTTCAGCTACAGGTTCGACCCGAATGGGCAAGAAAGTAGGGGAGGCAGTAGGAGCCCGCCTGGGCAAGTCTTTATTAGAGCTCGGAGGCAATAATGCCATTATTGTAACTGAACATGCAAACCTGGATATGGCGCTGCCAGCTATTGTGTTTGGTGCTGTAGGTACCTGTGGCCAGCGTTGTACCTCTACCCGAAGGCTGATCATTCACGAAAATATTTACGAGCAGGTTAAAGAGCGACTTCTAAGCATCTATCCCAATCTGCCTATAGGCCATCCGCTTAACAATACTACACTGGTAGGTCCGCTTATAGATAAAGCAGCTGTGCAGGCTTTTCATAAAGCTTTAGAGGAAGTTCAGCAGGAAGGCGGCAAGCTGCTAACCGGAGGTGAAGTGCTGGAGGGTGAAAACTATAAGACAGGCACTTATGTAAAGCCAGCCATAGTAGAAGCCGAAAACCATTATCATACGGTGCAGGAAGAAACATTTGCTCCTATCCTGTACCTGATTAAATACAGTGGTGAAGTAGAACACGCTATTGCTATTCAGAATGGGGTTCGGCAAGGCTTATCTTCCTCAATCTTCTCAACCAATTTAATTGAAACAGAAGCCTTTCTGAGTCACTGGGGCTCCGACTGTGGTATAGCAAATGTAAATATCGGCACTTCGGGTGCAGAAATAGGTGGTGCTTTCGGTGGCGAAAAAGACACTGGCGGAGGCCGTGAGTCTGGCTCCGATGCCTGGCGCGTATACATGCGCCGCCAGACCAACACCATTAATTATGGCCGTGATCTGCCTCTTGCACAGGGAATTAAATTTGATATAATGGACTAA
- a CDS encoding Do family serine endopeptidase, translated as MKTKQFIVGLTLSAVMGGGIAVGSYKLLEDDTRTGSALEQAQQYPSVRYTSDMRSSTTAVPEGLNFIKAAQVSTPAVVHVMTEYATTASDRYSGPMDPFLREFFGDGFGERAPRSPQMGSGSGVIIASNGYIVTNNHVIDKASKVEVVLDDKRKFEASVVGADPTTDLALLKIEAEKLPVVRYGNSDELQVGEWVLAVGNPMNLTSTVTAGIVSAKGRNINILRTNATKDLAIESFIQTDAAVNPGNSGGALVNLNGDLVGINTAIASQTGSFAGYSFAVPSAIVSKVIDDLLKYGEVQRALLGARIQEIDAAFAKQQNISTLNGVYIAGVEEKSGAKEAGLKEGDVVTAVNGVPVSKSSQLLEQVARYRPGDKVKVTYLRDNKERTADVILKNLNNSTEIMKRSVAKAVTFDGARFEPVSKQEMSKLGIEGGAKISSVEKSKFRETGMKDGFIITRIDRYAVNEPGDVEKHLKNFDSGVVYIEGVYPDGLKAYYPIGKR; from the coding sequence ATGAAAACAAAACAGTTTATAGTTGGCTTAACTCTTTCCGCTGTGATGGGTGGCGGTATTGCCGTAGGTAGCTACAAGCTGCTCGAAGACGATACCAGAACCGGAAGTGCCCTGGAGCAGGCGCAACAGTATCCTTCTGTTCGCTATACCAGCGATATGCGAAGCAGTACTACTGCTGTGCCAGAAGGTTTAAATTTCATTAAAGCAGCTCAGGTGTCTACGCCTGCTGTTGTGCACGTTATGACGGAATATGCTACCACAGCCTCCGATCGGTATAGTGGCCCGATGGATCCGTTTTTGCGTGAGTTCTTTGGCGATGGCTTTGGTGAGCGTGCTCCTCGTAGTCCGCAAATGGGTTCTGGTTCAGGTGTGATTATAGCTTCTAACGGCTATATTGTTACCAACAACCACGTAATCGATAAAGCCTCTAAAGTAGAGGTGGTGCTGGACGATAAGCGTAAGTTCGAAGCCAGTGTGGTGGGGGCAGACCCGACTACTGACCTGGCGCTTTTGAAAATTGAAGCAGAAAAATTACCAGTTGTGCGTTACGGTAACTCCGACGAATTACAAGTTGGAGAGTGGGTATTAGCTGTTGGTAACCCTATGAACCTTACATCTACTGTAACAGCGGGAATTGTAAGTGCTAAAGGACGTAACATCAACATCCTGCGCACCAATGCTACAAAAGATTTGGCTATTGAGTCTTTTATTCAGACAGATGCGGCCGTTAACCCTGGTAACAGTGGTGGCGCTTTGGTAAATTTGAACGGTGACCTGGTAGGTATCAACACAGCTATCGCTTCTCAGACAGGTTCATTTGCCGGTTACTCTTTTGCAGTGCCATCTGCTATTGTAAGTAAAGTAATCGACGACTTACTGAAGTATGGTGAAGTGCAGCGTGCTTTACTGGGTGCCAGAATCCAGGAAATTGATGCTGCTTTTGCGAAGCAACAGAATATTTCTACACTAAACGGTGTGTACATTGCAGGTGTAGAAGAAAAAAGCGGTGCTAAAGAAGCGGGCTTGAAAGAGGGCGACGTAGTTACTGCTGTGAACGGTGTACCGGTGAGCAAGTCTTCTCAATTACTGGAGCAGGTAGCGAGATATCGCCCTGGTGATAAAGTAAAAGTTACCTACCTGCGCGACAATAAAGAAAGAACTGCAGATGTAATACTGAAGAACCTGAACAACAGCACTGAGATTATGAAACGGAGTGTCGCAAAGGCAGTAACGTTTGATGGTGCCCGTTTTGAGCCGGTAAGCAAGCAGGAAATGAGCAAACTTGGAATAGAAGGCGGTGCTAAAATATCTAGCGTCGAAAAAAGCAAATTCCGAGAAACAGGTATGAAAGACGGCTTTATCATTACCAGAATTGATCGATATGCTGTTAATGAGCCAGGTGATGTAGAAAAGCATCTGAAGAACTTTGATAGCGGTGTAGTATACATCGAGGGCGTTTACCCGGACGGCCTGAAGGCTTACTACCCGATAGGTAAACGATAA